The Esox lucius isolate fEsoLuc1 chromosome 20, fEsoLuc1.pri, whole genome shotgun sequence region GCGTGATGGGACGTCTGCCGGGTGAGAGGTGGTGCCCGGGATGGGACGAGGTCCGAGCGTATATGGGACAGTGGCAGCCTGGACTCCCGCGGGGACCGAATGCCACTATGTGGAGCTCGTTTAAGTTCCAACGAGATTTCAGctcctcccagaatccactTACTCTTGGAGTGGAGCATGCAGGGACTGACACCAAAGCGTTTATTAAGATTAACATTAGGGTGCCGACCACTAGCTCTCCAGCTGTGGCAGTCACGGGGACTGTGGACACCTCAGCAGGTAAGGTGCAACCGGGGAAGTGGTAGGGGTGGACTATACCAAATTGAAACCGTTAGAGGTGATTGAGAAAGCCACGGGGTATCACGAGAGTAATATTtggcttgattggatgttgcaaaatgccaaagaacaagatttaggggactgtgtggcCTGTGCCGCAGCCCGACCTCAGCTATACACTGAGCCGgctcctttgtattcagaggacccttggggatatcagtgtatgttagctcttacacataGCGCTTCCCCTGTGAATTGCATCACCCTGGCAAGGGTGTTTCCTCCGATAGCTAACGACACCAGGGCGGGGCCGTTCACTCCccataaagggggagggggatatacctgtttccgcttcaccagtcagaaaccCGTGGGGAACGTTGGAGAAATCCCCCTCGCAGTGGTGTAATGTTACGATACAGAGCGGATCTACTATCGGGGCCCGGTCTGGGCtgtattactattgtggggGCACCCGACTCCTGGTAAGAATCCCAACAGGCACCCAGGGGGTATGTGCGATGGTACGGTTAGCAGCACCCTTAGTGCTGATAGGTGACCGAGTTAAAGCACTCCAGGCAAAAAGGAACGATGCCCTTACTCAGCGCCGGCATCGACATGTAATAGGCCGTCGTTCACGTAATACATTCGACCTCACTATGGACTCCCCAACTTATATAGATGCGATAGGGGTCCCTAGAGGGGTCCCCAAAGAATTTAAACTCGCAGACCAAGTCGCGgcaggatttgaaaatattcctattCTGTCTGCTTTGTTCCCcgtcactccaaacaagaatgtagaccgcattaactatgtacattataatgtcttacATCTCTCTAATTTGACCCGTGATGCGGTTgagggcctgtcagaacagttgggccccacctcgttgatggcggtgcaaaatcgcatagccctcgatatgttattggcagagaagggcggggtgtgtgcgatgtttggggacatgtgttgtactttcattcctaacaatacagctccggacgggTCGGTTGCTAAGGCGCTGCAGGGCCTTAGGACTCTCTCGCGAACTATGCACGAGCATTCCGGGATAGATattccgctggaggaatggatgacctcgatgttcggccagtggaaaggtttgataatgtctgttcttttatcgctttctacatttggtgctataatggttacttgtgggtgttgttgtatcccatgcataagagggcttgccatgagagtgatctctacagccattgagaaggctccaggaccgccaacagggatgctgatgcctctactggagcagcatgacccgggaggactggagcttggcgaataggggtgatctctctggggagagatcaaaagggggaattgtagatgtattgattgtataagttagtgaactgttgtaagctgttgtaaccaatgaaacaaaatattaaatgtttgtagtatgagttgaaactgaaggagcaagtaggagaataggaaaccctgttcaagcggttgccggggagagaaagatttagtatgtctgtctttggagaaacaggacacggttagagacacacacatagtctgacagacaagacagaaaccagatgggggggcaagaagatgtttgcatttacccttataaggaatagaactggaactggaccaatagcatacttgctttgtgaatttaacgactctatcttttgggcgtagtagaagtataaaaagatctgttgaatgttgatccttagacattgtgcagtgacacttgtctccaaaagcttttgtaataaacggatatgcggtatggtaattgacctgattcctggtgttttattctcctttccaacaaaccaactcggtgAAGTGTTAGACTTTAacaaccgttaaaggtctgacctgtctcaaagcaaaaagCATTATGCtcacagctacaacacaaccattgttaatttggagacgctaacacgactggttgacaactttgtacggggtgagggcggtgatgatgatcatgtccttgctaatgcagacacaattgctagagataaaagaacattcacgttgaaaaacggGGTAGTGTccaagcgtttcagagttgtgtacaacaagcgtgtactgctccctgattacagcacaaggccttatgggtactaaaccacagtctaggatggatagcggatggacacccgttcagctgtgtcattagtggccccagtaactctggtaaaacatattttgtgaagatgttgctggataatgctgaggttgttttctccaaagaaattctaaatatcgtctgggtttattcatgttggcaaccgttttatgacgaaatgttgaaggtaagggagtttaattttatagaaggtctaccaacatcgctgtgtgatgactgTCACGTTGTTAGAtagggagacggaggcaagtGCAGAAGTTCGAGGGTTTAccccttttattaaacaaaaaataacgaAGAAACtaaactgagtgccgggcactacgatAAGTCCAATGGCGCACAACAGGCGCACAACAGGCGCACAACAGGCGCACAACAGGCGCACAACAGGCGCACAACAGGCGCACAACAGGTGTTcataacatatacacacacaatgaccaacaaggacaaggagaaaagggctgaactaaatacactgagaaacgaggagaacagaaacaggtgggggctaaaacacaggtgaactgaatataccgtttaacagaaacaagaacaggaaagaccatacaaggacaagacaaggaaacacagaaaacatgaagtggaaTGGCCCCTTCAGGAAGAGACCATTacgatgacaatctgctaccgattcagaaaaacaaccttttaattattgatgatttaatgaaaagtgcatcagagagtttggagatggagagagttttcacacaatattcacaccaccgtaccCTGAgagcaatttaccttgtccaaaacatgtttgttaaaggcaaatctagtagaactattaacttgaacacaaactacctcatcttgtttaaaaacccccgcgactatcagcagattagcattttaggcagacgGATATatcccggtctttctcgattcttcatggagagttttaaagatgcaacacatccgccttttggttatttacttattgactttaaagctacaacaccagaagactaccatctgagaacagggttatcttcaggggattggcctgtcgtgtacgttcctaagaaagtttgatcatgtctacacgcattcgtagaaatttaccacttctgaagatgatatttaaggcaccggcaagtcaacgaaaagttattttagaatcagcatccaccgacctcattctatcactctgtgaaatagcgcttaatctaaggcgcagAAAtttacccttaaccgagtcgcagctccgaaaagtaaagaggcaaaaagccaaaattatatacatgtttagaaagaacacttcagtcacaaggaaaagaaaaaccatcaaccaatctggaggttttctactgccgttactaagcgttgcagttccattcttaaccagtgtaattgcatcgagacagggttaaacaacatggagcatgctcagaaaatgtttctggtgccacaacatcagttagaaaaactgcgagaatccaaaacgactagcaccgatgtaagacaatctgttgaaaatgacttggactcatcgattcgcaatatactgtttaagcctgatatggatttacatgagaaagctaaaagatactctgccattttacaaagatttttggctgttgtgcgacagggggagcttgatacaaacacactgactttaagtctacccaggtctgagacagggtctgatgttgtaaacgtgactgagactaagcaaactgttgaccgaaatgttgaccttgttgatgaaattttggataatgtgcctgcgaggtgtagaaagaatgttgaatatgttcttaatagaatgcacaggtctaaagatttgacttcatggaattcaaatggtgaattcgttttcaaaggagagataatcaaaggctcgcacctgttggatcttgttaaaagtgtgacagcaaccaatacaattgctgacgatagaagactgttggggtggggggtgtttttagaggccatggcaagtctcaacatgccttttacaactattccaaatgcgcttgtaagacgtaaaatcaatttgtataaacaaacgtctggtgacacaatggatgatttagccacaccaccagcaactggttttcaaccaaccaaagctttctttgaaccccctaccacggaccccacaaaatggcttccattttaatgtgtttttattttatgcttttttaataatttgtgattcattgtatgtttgttttaccttgaataactgttgtatgaaaaatactatgtaaacattgatgtggttttacaaatgtttttatttttgaataataaagttgataTACatgtgattggcttttctatttattcaacaaccatggcacaaattaaacgtttcacaagattgagcatgttgtatgcaattaaacatttgcttatcacgcttactctggtaagctacaaactttgagactagggcatcattttctcggaAATCatcaacatagaaatacataaaatctttataactcagaccttttgtcattagaaagagaaagaacacacaatgctgtccacacgtggttgaaaccaggtcctgtacttgttttgaactgtattccacgttctcacaggttttcagaaagtcattgattgacttgggaaaatatgtaaaatccggggggtttcgaaaactgtcataaaaccttccaatgccatcatccatgatgtaaatagccagccagtgctccccagggtgatggcttgggtgtgtattaacaatcatcattgatgcaacatctcggacaggcaccctaagtagttggtcgcttgccagcacaccatagaaatgggtcctagatgaaaattggttcaccacactggtcaacttccggtaaaactgtcattgtccaccaatccgattacaatacattttggcagaggtcctaaaaataggttttcctggttgcaaacacgacccccagccggtaaactaaatgtcttcatacacactctttcaattgggtacttggcattggttgagagtagcgcttgagcgtgtccaagttgcacggctggcgaaacagacactttcttgacaaatagtgaccaatcatttcaaatgttgtactatccgctgaataggctgccgtaagtccatcgttctcgcctgcaattttgtggtatagcacgaactcgtgttgcttggatagacatgtctcgatgaatTACTGGGGAGcattatgtagaagccaccgtcacccatgctgatcgcagtcaatatAAAttacgtgatcctgtaaatcctggagttttatccagtttctaggtcaaccacgtgttccgatggtatccagctgttggatttctcaggccaaccaagccatttcacaagacacattttccttcctttctgtactttctcattcaaaactgcttccactttaaaagttttatccttagccacgattattttcagcaattcctgttcataaaaggtcccaactatcacatcaccattgtaatcttttattctatatacaggaggtacccgaggaatgcattctgttattgtaaaatattcatctgtgtaccctttttcatagccttttgtaaacgcacctctcagctttgagagtctcactgtatccccaacctggaacttgtagctttgattaccatttctcattaatgttgtgccatacaggttcttgagaactaatctaacattttcttcacaaacgtcagcaggcttcatctcaatagaccgatggtagctatggttgtacccacgaactaaatcttgaataacctcaacattgcgatgagtgttggcagctgtcagatacctccacattcgtgatttaattgttttattaaacctctcaacgatactcgctttgacaccatttcctgtagcaaaatgttttatgttgtacttcttcatcaacatttaaaaatgtgaattaaaaaactccttccccttgtccgtttcttttaatatgtcttcaaatgctcgctttacctctatagcgcttttatttctcagtatGCGAATCCAtacgtatttgcttaatacatctatgcatgttaacataaattttatgttatcgttttccacactttgagcactcatgtcaaccaaatccagctgaaatttgagaatttatatcatgaataataactctatttcttttaaaatgtatagctacaggcctgtgtagcgtgtatgtatcctgggcgagcagccagtcatcggcctcaccatttttgaggatctccccggtttttttcatgtatgctcttttcaaaccctctctacccacataagcaccagggtttgccgggtcgtagtaaatacttttcataacctgttcagacatcgtagagtgtttcgagcaataatgagaattaatacatgtttaacaatgttttatttgagttttcgaaattacacaaccaagatattcagaaaagttacacaaacattcagatttctcatagtctttgtttatatacatattaacatgagaactgaagctaccctggccttagacaacagactctttgctttcatcacaccatgacgccGCTGcatcgcatacaacatcctcattaaatttgtccatgtattcatccctgttctcactcagtctctgtgtgatgttcggctccaacttgagctcatgcagaaagttctcagcggccttgtgaacatcagtcatcggtgcgagaaaacctgatgcgttcaaagccttgaccaacacatgtttcagtcgcggtgttaaaactgtcgccacaatgtcatcataatgggcctaaaaaaaatactcaggcggtttgagacatgaatgtcatcccaggcgtcacacagccagtcctcagccttgggttcttcaatcaccgcttggttgtaatcttgagacatgtttcgtaaattcttccgactgcttgatagtctcaggtggtctgtcggtttttatgcagTGCTGAGgacggtgttagcttaaggcggggcttcagggtcttaggTCAGTGGATCcgtccgcagtcacaatctaacctgctgacattttccggaaataactccaatctaacagagtcataccctcgacaactttaaacagtacatctactgcattatgtgggccttgttttggccccaaataaaacacttttcgaaagttgacccataaactggcattaaaaaccatctgatcagtcacaccagccttaaacacttggccttcgggtaattcataaaatgccacctccggtagctctgggttgaagatgtatccaccgatccgaccatcgtccaatttccactcctgtgccaacatatcctggtgtagttgatggattcgggtgaaactctgcatcggtttcttcggggctggcatgttgattgcatctctgcggtccatttgtaatttcttaccaaatcgctgagctgcgtttaagctgttagccttcaccggtgtttcacccaaaacattgatcgcagcacaatcctccatgttttgtaatgtgtaggtacgTTCGCTCATGCAAgtctgaatgaccatcaccgatgtctgtgtgatttaaatacacagaacacaccaatcaccccataaaacatgaatggttaacaaccaccggttgtgtgccagctgttgcacaacttgtcagaagataaaacacctggGTTTTAGATTTgccgaacaccatttgttgaacaccaatcaTCTTACCgcagacacaacacttatttattgcctgggaatttaacattccggaaccctaagccccatttgttaatcatcaatcataacccacctgttataacactagtctggtttgctcatcaggcgttgtaaaacatcaaacactgacacatcaatgtaatcataaattacaaagtcaccggacatgcatacgtcactcctgaagtcctgccctaacacacgtcatacaggaagtcccaccctaacatacatcatacaggaagtcccaccctaacatacgtcataacggaattcccaccctacaaaccggatgtcccgcccacctgtcacatcataaatcaccattctgacacattataccctacactaactactaacatttgatatgttgttatTGTACTATTTACGAATGAATATGtcaatgtattctgtttttattaacattttacacagcatcttAACTTTTTAAGATAAAAAGTGGCAGCAGTTTATACGACAAGTATTTGTATTGCAATCCAcgtctgtgtgtttatgaggGAACTTGATAAAAACATGGCAAATCGGTTCCCCCATCAGGAAAAAAGGCTACTTCCATCTTGGGAGAAGGATTGGAGATAATGTTACATATTTAGGATTTTGGAATTATTGGTTAAGGTTTGGCTTAGGCTTcaaggctaggttaagtttaggtataaAGGTTTTGTTATGATGGTTAAGGTTGGGGTTCTGTTTCTGCTTCAGGGTTAGGTCTCTGGTCTGCACAAAGATGCACAAAGACaaatgcacgtgtgtgtgtgaagcaaGATGTAAAAGTACAAAAACAGGATATGATATAATATTTTTGcacacattttggaagaaattgGGAAGTTGTAAATCCTAACAAAGTAAATCAACTTATATCTTTACCTGTTTGATTTTTGTTGGTCCCTTCCTGGGTGATATTCAAATTTGCTCTCGTCCCTTTGCTGTTGTCACCACCATGTTTGCAGACACAAACCACAGAGTTGTTAGTTTGGTTTCTGACAGGCAGGCTGATGGTGCTGGTCACTGAAGACCCAGATACTGATGTAGTGAGGTTGTACTCTGTGACGTTATTCAGCACAGGCCACTTGATGAGGGGCACAGGAACCCCctgacagatacacacacaggtcaTGACCCCTGCCTGGACCACACACCCAGAACCACTGAGAACAGGAGGACGGACTGAAATCAGAGAGACAAATATCAGTGATGGGTTAATGGTAATAACAGTCTTCAGAAAATAGCAAATTATTATGTACTTCATAATTCAAGTTTCTACTGTTTCTACTTAAAAATCCCAGTGACAACAGAGGAAGCTGTCAGTCCTGTTACAGTGTTGTGTTGTGAATACATACTGCCCACCATCTTCTCATGTCACATTGGAGATGGTGTGAGAGTAATTTGCATTGTACTCTGAAAtattgtccttgtcccactatTAGTAATGCCGATATTGGAAAGAGTTCATTTTGAGTTGGTAAAGGGAGGGTGGTCGAACTTTGTGTATatgatgttttaaaaaatgcacGATGCTACCCAGAATAAAAATATTTCCACTTACAACAGAACCCGCCCCCTCCCTTAAAACAGTtgcaccccctccccctctaaATATTATGAACATGATAAGGTAGGCTCACCTCATTAAATCAATTTCAACTTCCTGCTGCTAACAGAATTACTTCCCCCACTGACAGTCTACCTACCCCAAACAGGACTGAACCAGTGATCCCCTGCTTCATAAAACACCGGACCGTCGTTCTTGCCAATGTTCTCACCATGTTAGCTATGTAGAGTGACTTTGCTGGTTTTTATCTCTGTTACATATTTTGATCAATCAGGAGCTCAGCAAAGGGACACTGTCTAATGATGTGAAAAGAGCTTGTCGAGTCCTCATCTGCCTGAACTTCTGAGAGCGGTCCAACATCCCAGGGATGTAATGAGGGTTGGGAGTTAACTGGTCTTCTTACCAAGGGAGTTACAAGGAACTAGGTTTGCATCAAGGAAAACTAAACACACCGAAACAAAATCTAACAAGACAGGTAACATGTACACAACAGAATGGATTCTGCTCTTATTCTTGGTCCATTCTCCACTGATCAGTTTGGTCAAGCCCATAAAAGACAATGAACTGAAATAGCAATTTGGGCCTGGGGAAGAGGTTAGAACATCAACCCATAATTCCTAGTATTCTACACTGTAAAAAAGGCAATTGATTAGATGTTAGGGGAGTGGAAGTAATTATGTTTTCTGTGTGAATTAATTTGAGaagaaattatatttgtaacgTCTCATCAGGGGAGGCAGGACACACATGCAGAGGTCTGTACATAAACAGGTATTTAATAAACAGAAGAACTCACAACTAGGACGACAGACATTAAGAAGAACAATGAATAATAAGAAACACTATGGCAGGAGGATATTAAATAGGAAAAAGATTGGGtaaacaaggcacaggtgaatTCAATGAACACAGGGGATTCAAACAGAACAAAGAAACAGACTACCTGGAACATAAAAACGCTGAACATAGACATAGCACAGGCCATGTCTGGCTGttacaattaaatgttaaaaaacacaCAGCTTTCCCTGAGTAAAAATGcacataacattttctttcactCTTTCATTTTCAGTTGTTCAGGAGTCTTTCACATCTTTGAAGTTTTAGAAACTATGCTGGTTGAGGGCCTCATAACAACAGATGATCATTAAAATAGAGAGGCTGCTGTTCCATTGTTTCCTGTACTGTCTTTCTCAAAAGACCCTGGAGTTTCTGCTGCTGGGTGGGTCATGTTTTCTGCTGGACTTAAGAGAACTGGATTCATAAGTGAAATTATGCTTGTTTGACTAGATTAGATCAAAGCAGAATCAGTGTCTGCAAGATTGCATATCAAGGAAATTTTAGCACAACTAAATATAATAACATGTGTTATTATATACATATGTGTGACCTGTAAACTAATAGTGATTTGCTGACTGGGAGGGTGGGGAAATAAGGAGAAAAACTGCAGAAAGTCGGATCAGCAGCGAAAGGCAGAACAATGCCACAATGAAGTAACAGTGTGTAGCCTACATACTATTTGCCTCTTAACAAGGTGCTTTCAAGAGGAAAGACATTGTGCTTTTAAGACAACATAGATTGTCTAGAAATATAGGTTAATGGAGTATTTGGTATTGGCACTACTCACAAGTCACATTCAAAGTCACTGTTTCTTCAGTTTTGATCTTCTCATTGAAGGTCACCTGACATGTGACATTGATACCATTGTGCTCAGCAGAGGGGGTAAAGGTCAAAGTTGAGAGGTGGGTTGTGTTGACACTGGTCAAGTTCTCTATTTTCTGTATGGTGGTGTTGTCTGGGAACTCAGTCGTGTTGTCTCCTGGTCTTCTCCATCTCCATGTGATGCTGGGTGGTCTTCCAGAGCAGAATCCTGGGGCGATGCAGGTCATAGAGATTGTTTCTCCCTCAGTCAGAGCAGGAATCAACACTGAGGGTTTCTGAGTCAGATCTTCATACAGGAAGTAAAAACACAGAAGTGAGTTGATACACAATCAGATTCATAAATTGTCTGCATTTATATGCTACATCTGAAAAGGTGTTTAAGAGAGGACTTTGATATTGAGACTTGGGGAGGGATTTGGCCAGTGCACCTTTCAACCACAGTAATTTTACAGTATTCTGTAAATGTAACCAGCAATAATCATGTGTAAAAGTCAATAGTCAGTAGTCTGTTATTGTCAGTCATGTGTAACAGCCAGTAGTCAGTAGTctgttaatgtacattttaatagttaTGTAATAAAGTCACTACTTGGTAGTATGTTACTATAGCTGGTAATACTCATGTATGATAGTGAATAATTAGTAGTCTCTTTAACTCGTAATAGTCATGTGTAATAATCACGTTATACCTGTCACTGTGATATTAACTTTGTCTTTGTATGTATATCCACTAGCTTTAAATTTTATTCTAAATTGATATTTTCCTTGGTCATTTTCATTGATGCTGTTGATGATCATACTGCAGTTCTTCTTTGACAAGTCTCTCTCCAGTAGAGACACTCTCTGACGGTAATCTTCCTTAACGTTAGAGGGCTGTTCAGAAGAGAAAATTGCTTCTTTTTTGTTGGTACATCCTTCATCTTGACATTTAAACCATAATGCATCTTTAGGCTGGAATTTATCTGGGTGTGTGAAGGTGCATGAAATAACAGCACATAGACCAGTCTGTACTGTTATCTCAGCTGGATAGATGGTGATGTTGTATCTGTCTGGCACTGGAGGCTTTCCACCTTTTGAAGagaaataaatacagacagGAGTAATACAGAACACGTTACTGCTGTCACATATTAGATGTTTCAGTAACTGCTGAGATATTGACCCACATTGATGACCATGTTGACAACTACTAAAGATTATCATAATATTAAACAGTAACGAGTAAATGGACTTTACCCTCACACAATCTCTCTGTCAGAAGTAGAGTCCAGATGAGGAGCCACATCCTGCCTCCACTTCCTCCAGGATCAACTACAGAACCAGGGTTTCTCCTGTGGTACCTCTAATGGCCTGGCACATTGGAGTGGAACAGAATGAGACATGGAGTTAAATAGCAATATAAAGCAACACACATCTGAAATCAGTGTTTCATTACACTATATGCTACAATGTCATTCATAACAGCATTCTTGGCACATTTATTTAAGTTGTACTTTATGACACCTGGAAAAATATAACATGTAACATGTCATAGTGGAATATGTACTGCAGTGGCCTAAGGTGGTCCAGCCATCTGATCTGCTGACTCCACTACACATGTATCCCTCCAGCATGGGATTGAATCCAACCTACAGCCTTTCTGAATATCTCAACTCTTCTGTCAGTCCTACTTTTCAAATTATACATGaaattgaaaggaaaatatacatttaaaggaTGATTCAATGGATGGGTGCATTTACATGGAGTTTCATGGACACTAATGGACATTtgaaatttatgttaatgtacataaaaatatgaaaattcaAGAGACATAGATGTTCATCTTGGGACACAATTAGTAAACATAACACAAATGTAAAGAAATTAACTTGATATTGTATA contains the following coding sequences:
- the LOC105010061 gene encoding sialic acid-binding Ig-like lectin 12 isoform X1, which codes for MWLLIWTLLLTERLCEGGKPPVPDRYNITIYPAEITVQTGLCAVISCTFTHPDKFQPKDALWFKCQDEGCTNKKEAIFSSEQPSNVKEDYRQRVSLLERDLSKKNCSMIINSINENDQGKYQFRIKFKASGYTYKDKVNITVTDLTQKPSVLIPALTEGETISMTCIAPGFCSGRPPSITWRWRRPGDNTTEFPDNTTIQKIENLTSVNTTHLSTLTFTPSAEHNGINVTCQVTFNEKIKTEETVTLNVTFRPPVLSGSGCVVQAGVMTCVCICQGVPVPLIKWPVLNNVTEYNLTTSVSGSSVTSTISLPVRNQTNNSVVCVCKHGGDNSKGTRANLNITQEGTNKNQTVSIVKCENAVIPWTVAGVFLSVTVVLLIYLLTDAYRKVQGKNRKPKEEESTYISLETKDMSQDDYQVISKRPI
- the LOC105010061 gene encoding sialic acid-binding Ig-like lectin 12 isoform X2, whose translation is MWLLIWTLLLTERLCGKPPVPDRYNITIYPAEITVQTGLCAVISCTFTHPDKFQPKDALWFKCQDEGCTNKKEAIFSSEQPSNVKEDYRQRVSLLERDLSKKNCSMIINSINENDQGKYQFRIKFKASGYTYKDKVNITVTDLTQKPSVLIPALTEGETISMTCIAPGFCSGRPPSITWRWRRPGDNTTEFPDNTTIQKIENLTSVNTTHLSTLTFTPSAEHNGINVTCQVTFNEKIKTEETVTLNVTFRPPVLSGSGCVVQAGVMTCVCICQGVPVPLIKWPVLNNVTEYNLTTSVSGSSVTSTISLPVRNQTNNSVVCVCKHGGDNSKGTRANLNITQEGTNKNQTVSIVKCENAVIPWTVAGVFLSVTVVLLIYLLTDAYRKVQGKNRKPKEEESTYISLETKDMSQDDYQVISKRPI
- the LOC105010061 gene encoding sialic acid-binding Ig-like lectin 12 isoform X4, with the translated sequence MWLLIWTLLLTERLCEGGKPPVPDRYNITIYPAEITVQTGLCAVISCTFTHPDKFQPKDALWFKCQDEGCTNKKEAIFSSEQPSNVKEDYRQRVSLLERDLSKKNCSMIINSINENDQGKYQFRIKFKASGYTYKDKVNITVTDLTQKPSVLIPALTEGETISMTCIAPGFCSGRPPSITWRWRRPGDNTTEFPDNTTIQKIENLTSVNTTHLSTLTFTPSAEHNGINVTCQVTFNEKIKTEETVTLNVTFRPPVLSGSGCVVQAGVMTCVCICQGVPVPLIKWPVLNNVTEYNLTTSVSGSSVTSTISLPVRNQTNNSVVCVCKHGGDNSKGTRANLNITQEGTNKNQTGYKVRTGNQKKRRVPTSHWKQRTCLKMIIKLFPSVQFD
- the LOC105010061 gene encoding sialic acid-binding Ig-like lectin 12 isoform X5, producing MWLLIWTLLLTERLCEGGKPPVPDRYNITIYPAEITPSNVKEDYRQRVSLLERDLSKKNCSMIINSINENDQGKYQFRIKFKASGYTYKDKVNITVTDLTQKPSVLIPALTEGETISMTCIAPGFCSGRPPSITWRWRRPGDNTTEFPDNTTIQKIENLTSVNTTHLSTLTFTPSAEHNGINVTCQVTFNEKIKTEETVTLNVTFRPPVLSGSGCVVQAGVMTCVCICQGVPVPLIKWPVLNNVTEYNLTTSVSGSSVTSTISLPVRNQTNNSVVCVCKHGGDNSKGTRANLNITQEGTNKNQTVSIVKCENAVIPWTVAGVFLSVTVVLLIYLLTDAYRKVQGKNRKPKEEESTYISLETKDMSQDDYQVISKRPI
- the LOC105010061 gene encoding sialic acid-binding Ig-like lectin 7 isoform X3, whose translation is MWLLIWTLLLTERLCEGGKPPVPDRYNITIYPAEITVQTGLCAVISCTFTHPDKFQPKDALWFKCQDEGCTNKKEAIFSSEQPSNVKEDYRQRVSLLERDLSKKNCSMIINSINENDQDLTQKPSVLIPALTEGETISMTCIAPGFCSGRPPSITWRWRRPGDNTTEFPDNTTIQKIENLTSVNTTHLSTLTFTPSAEHNGINVTCQVTFNEKIKTEETVTLNVTFRPPVLSGSGCVVQAGVMTCVCICQGVPVPLIKWPVLNNVTEYNLTTSVSGSSVTSTISLPVRNQTNNSVVCVCKHGGDNSKGTRANLNITQEGTNKNQTVSIVKCENAVIPWTVAGVFLSVTVVLLIYLLTDAYRKVQGKNRKPKEEESTYISLETKDMSQDDYQVISKRPI